The genomic interval GAAAGAGGTGATGCAAATTGAGTCTTCTGAAAGTTCAGAATTTGACGAAGGAATACCCTCTAGGTTTCTTCGGGAAGGAAAGGCTCAAAGCGGTTGATGACGTTTCCTTTGAAATAGATCGATCCAGGATCGTATCTCTCATAGGAGAGAGTGGAAGTGGAAAGACCACCGTGGGTAAGCTCATTTTGAAACTCATAAAGCCAACGTCTGGGCAGATCCTGTTCGATGGAAAAGACATTTCCCAGATCAGAGAAAGGGATCTAAAGGAGTACTACAGAAAGGTCCAGGGGGTCTTTCAGGATCCGTTCTCGTCCTTCAATCCCATATACAAAATAGACAGGGTATTGAACATGGTGTTCGAAGAGTTCTTCCCAGACATGCCAGCTTCTGAGAAGCGTTCCAGAATGGAAGAGGTTATCGCTTCTGTTGGAATGAACCCGCGGGAGATACTCGGAAAATATCCCCACCAGCTCAGTGGAGGACAGCTTCAGAGAATACTCATCGCGAGAACGCTACTTCTAAACGTAGAACTTCTAATAGCCGATGAGATCATCAGCATGCTTGACGCTTCTACAAGGGTGGACATACTGAACCTTCTCGGTGATCTGCGTGAGAGAGGAATGTCCGTTATCTTTATCACCCACGACCTTTCTCTTGGATATTACATCAGTGATGAAACCTTCATTATGTACAGGGGTAACATAGTAGAAATGGGAGACACCGAGAAGGTCTTTCACAACCCGATTCATCCTTATACTAAGATGCTCCTCGAATCCGTTCCAGAGATAGACAGAAAGTGGGATCTCAGCAAGAGATTCATCCCGGAACTCGTCGCTTCGTCTAGCGCACCGTGCAAGTACTACGACAGGTGCCCCATAAAAGATGAAAAGTGTCTCGTTCAAAAGCCAGAGATGGTAGAGGTAGAGGAGAACCATAAAGTACTCTGTTTGAAGGCAGGGGATTGAAGTGGCCTCCATCAAAGATGTAGCAAAACTCGCTGGTGTTTCTATAGCAACCGTCTCACGCGTGATAAACGGTTACAACAACGTCTCGGAAGAGACGAGAAAAAGAGTAATCGACGCCATCAGAAAACTCAACTATCACCCTGTGTACGCTGTGAAGGGTACTGTTTTAAAGAGAACCATCGGAGTTCTCGTTCCCAATTTCGGGGGCTTTCACTACAACGAGATATTGACGGGCATAGAAAAAGAAGCGATAAAGAGAGACTTCACTCTCATGATTTCAACGACACTCCACAGGACCTCTGTGGAGCTGGAAAGGCTGGAGGTTTTCTTTGCAAAAAGGGTGGATGGTATCATAGTCTGCTCGTCAAAGAAGGACGAAGAACAACTCGAAAGATTGATAAAGAGCGCCATTCCAGTCGTTGTTGTGGATAGAGAAGAACCAGAGATCCGGATTGACAACGTTGGCATCGATAACTACGCCGCTGGAAGGATGTGTGCGAAGTACCTTCTGAGCAAGGGCCACAAGAAAGTTTTGCTTTTGAAGGGAAGAAAGGATATCTATTCTTTCTCTGACAGAGAAAGAGGCTTCATTGACTACAGCACGAGACACGGAATAGAGGTGAAAGTCACACCGTGCGGTTATTTCGCTGAACACGGTTACCACGCGGTGGAAAGGTACCTGAAAAAACACGGCGGGGATTTCACTGCGATCTTTGCAATAAACGACCTTTCGGCCTTTGGCGCGCTCAAGGCACTACACGATCTCGGTGTATCAGTTCCCGATGAAGTTTCTGTCATGGGATTCGACGACGACCCCATATCGAGCTACACTATTCCTCCACTCACCACGGTGAGGCAACCGAGGGAAGAGATGGGAAGAGTAGCCTTTGAGATTCTTTACGAGAGGCTTTCCGGAAAAAAAGGTGTTGCAAGAAGAGTCGTTCTGCCCATTGAGATCATCGAAAGAGAATCCGTGAAACAATTATAAAAGCCCCTCTGGAGAGGGGCTTTTTTATTTTTCCTTTCTCAGGTATATGTCTATCCCTTTTGCTGCGGTGTATCCATCTGCAACACCGTGAATGATATCCGGTCCGTGAACGATATCTCCTCCTGCGAACAACCATTCCACGGAGGTCTGGTTGTACTCGTTTGTTTTGATCCTTCCTCTGACGAATTCGAGTTTGCTTCGTATTTCTTCGGGCAAGTAGGAATAATCCGGTGCCTGTCCAATCGCTTCTACAACCATGTCCGCTTCTACAAAGATTTGTTCCTTTTCGTCGAACTGTGGATTGAATTGCCCTTCATCGTCGAATACCCTGACGCATTTTTTGAATTTCACACCTTTTATCCTGTCGTTCTCTATCACGACTTCTATCGGCCCCCATCCCGGATTTATAACGATACCCTCTTCGAGAGCCTCTTCTATTTCTTCTATGTCGGCTGGCATGTCTTCGAAACATCCTTCGAGTGAGAGCACTTGAACATTCACTTTACCGTACTCCATGAACTGGAGTCTTGCCATCGACCTGGAGATATCCATCGCAACGTTTCCTCCACCGATGACTACGAACCTCTCTGGGACCGGTGGCTTTGGGCCGTCTTCTCTCAGATAGTCTCTTATTGTCTTGAGCAGAGGAAGTGCCTGCTTCACATCCGGATGATCGGTTCCCGGAACACCCGTTGACCTGCCAAGACCGAAGCCTGTTGCGAGGAAGACAACATCGTGCCTCTTTCTGATATCTTCGAAAGACACATCCTGACCGACTCTCGTGTTGAGTAGAATTCTCACCCCGAGAGCTTCGATGAATGCGATATCCTTGTCCAGCGCTTCATC from Thermotoga sp. Mc24 carries:
- a CDS encoding ABC transporter ATP-binding protein, with translation MSLLKVQNLTKEYPLGFFGKERLKAVDDVSFEIDRSRIVSLIGESGSGKTTVGKLILKLIKPTSGQILFDGKDISQIRERDLKEYYRKVQGVFQDPFSSFNPIYKIDRVLNMVFEEFFPDMPASEKRSRMEEVIASVGMNPREILGKYPHQLSGGQLQRILIARTLLLNVELLIADEIISMLDASTRVDILNLLGDLRERGMSVIFITHDLSLGYYISDETFIMYRGNIVEMGDTEKVFHNPIHPYTKMLLESVPEIDRKWDLSKRFIPELVASSSAPCKYYDRCPIKDEKCLVQKPEMVEVEENHKVLCLKAGD
- a CDS encoding LacI family DNA-binding transcriptional regulator produces the protein MASIKDVAKLAGVSIATVSRVINGYNNVSEETRKRVIDAIRKLNYHPVYAVKGTVLKRTIGVLVPNFGGFHYNEILTGIEKEAIKRDFTLMISTTLHRTSVELERLEVFFAKRVDGIIVCSSKKDEEQLERLIKSAIPVVVVDREEPEIRIDNVGIDNYAAGRMCAKYLLSKGHKKVLLLKGRKDIYSFSDRERGFIDYSTRHGIEVKVTPCGYFAEHGYHAVERYLKKHGGDFTAIFAINDLSAFGALKALHDLGVSVPDEVSVMGFDDDPISSYTIPPLTTVRQPREEMGRVAFEILYERLSGKKGVARRVVLPIEIIERESVKQL